The sequence CCGACAGCGTGGCCGGGCCGGCGCCGGTGGTGGTGCTCTCGGTGACCGGGGACGCGCCCGAGGCCGCTGAGGCGGACGGGGCGGCGCCGGCGGCCAGGGCCGGGTCGGCGAGCGCCGGCTTCCGGTCGTCACCGCAGGCCGCGAGCGGCACGGTCACGGCCAACGCCAGCAGTGTCGCCACACAGCGGCGGAAGTCAACCATCGTCGTGCCCCGTTCTGGAGTTCTCGGCGCAGACATACTGCCGCATGGGCGCAAGTCATGGGTCCCCCTTACGGAGGGAAGCGGGCGATTTCGAGGATCTCCCGAGCCCGTGCTACCGTTTTCGTCGTTGCCAGGCGTCGCTAGCTCAACTGGCAGAGCAGCGGACTCTTAATCCGCGGGTTGTAGGTTCGAGTCCTACGCGACGCACCACAGGAGCGAAGGCCGCGCGACACCACCGGTGTCACGCGGCCTTCGTCGTGTTCGCCGGGTTAGGGTGGCGCGTGCCCTCCGACGCCACGCTCACCCTCGACGACCTCGACGCCATCGCCCACCGGGCGGCCGGGCTGGACGACCCGTCCCCGGTCGTCGCCGAGCTGGTCGCCGCGGTCGAGCAGGGCCGGCTCGCCGAGCCGGCCGACGCGGCACACGCGTTCCTGCTGGCCTCGGAGATCACCGAGCGCGCCGGCGATCTCCCGGCGGCGCTGGGTCTGGCGGAACGCGCGGCGGCGGCGCCGGGCGCGGACGGCTTCGTCCGCGCCGGTCACGCCGAGCTGCTGGTCAGGTCCGGGCACGCGGAACAGGGTCGGGCGGTCTTCGCCGATGTGCGCCCGGAGCTGCTGCAGGACCCGCTCGCCGCGTCGTACCTGTCGGAGTCCCTGGAGGCGGCCGGGCTGGCCGGCGTGGCCGAGGAGTGGCTCTCCGCCGCGGTGCGCACGCTGCTGTCCGGCGACCAGCCGGTCCTGGACCGGGTGGAGGTGATGTTCGCGCTGGTGAAGGAGCGGCACCGGGTGCGTGAGGGCCTCGGGCTGGAGCACGACGAGCTGGACGACCTCTACCACGAGATGCAGGTCGCGGTGGACACGCCGGATCCGGACGAGGGCCGGGCGCTGCTGTTCTGGCCGGAGGCGGAGCTGGCCGCGCTGCTGGCCCGCTGGCCCGGGCAGGCCGAGACGTACGGGTCGGACTGGGACGAGCACCGCGCCGGGCTGGAGCGGACCCTGGCCGGCTGGTCCGGCTCCGGGGTGGTCCGGCTGGGCCTGTTCGTGGGATCGGTGGACGGCCTGCTCGCCTTCGCCGCCGAGGAGGGCGTGGATCCGGCGGACCCGCAGGCGCACCTGGAGTACGCCGACGTGGTCGGGGAGACCGCCGGCGCGGTCGAGTGGCCGCCGCAGCGCAACGCCCCGTGCTGGTGCGGCTCCGGCGTCAAGTACAAGAAGTGCTGCCTGCCCCGCTCCCGGGGCTGATTCCGCGGGTGTGCTAACGTTCTTCCTCGTTGGCAGGCGCTGCTAGCTCAACTGGCAGAGCAGCGGACTCTTAATCCGCGGGTTGTAGGTTCGAGTCCTACGCGGCGCACCACAGAGAAGGGCCCCGATCCGGGGCCCTTCTGCTTTTCACCCGGCGTGGCCGTCGACCAGGACCCGGTCCAGCGGGTTGAGGCAGATCACCGCCACCCGGCTGCAGAAGTCCGCGCACTCGGCGTCGTGCCGGGCCAGCCAGGCCGCGGCGGCCAGGGTCTCGCCGCACATCGCCGCGGTGTACTCGCCCGGCCGGGCCGGCTCGGGCCACCCGTCGATCGCCACGGTGAGGTCGGATTGCGTCATTGCAGTCACACTCCCGGTCGTTGTCCGATGCCGGTCGCGCCGGGCAGAGGCGGTCCGGCCGCCACCGCCCGGCAACCCTGCCCGGCGCGACTCGCATCGAAGTACGCCTACCGCCGGTGAACAGTTCACCGATCGGCGGACCGGGGTCAGCCGGCGGCGAGGGCGAAGGCCAGCATCCCGGTCGCGGTGAAGTCGATCGACGGCTCGTTGGTGGCGGAGATCCGCATGTCGTCCAGGTACTGCGCGTCCGGCCGGTCGAACCGGGTGTAGGCGCCGGCCGAGCACAGCGTGCGCGCCTGCGCCAGCTCCAGCGACTCGACCCGCTCGGCGGTGTTCGGGCCGTTCACCACGGCGCCGGTCATCGGGGTACGGGTGAGCGTCGCGATCTGGTCGTGCGGGCATCGCGGGTACGCGTCGCCCGCCCCGATGACCAGCGACATCCCCCAGCCGTTGGCGCCGAGCACCACCGCGCGCTGGGCGGTGGCGAACGCCGCGTACCGGTCGTCGCCGGTCATCCGCCGGTAGAGCGCGGCGGTGGCGGCCCAGCCCAGTTGCCGGGCCGCGTAGTCCGCTCCGCCGCTGCCGGAGGCCGCGCCCATCGGATCGGCGGCGGCCGCCTCGACCGCCCCGTTCAGGCGGCCGCGCAGGTCGTCGACCAGCTCGCCGGCCGGGGCCAGCCGGTACAGCTCGGCGTCGGCGAGCGGGGTGACGTCGTACACGCTCAGCCCGTCGTCGCCACCGGCGGCGGCGTCCGCCCAGCGCTCCGCCTGGTCCACCCACTCGGCGGCGCGCGGGTCGTCGAGCGCCTTGCCGGCCAGGGCCAGCTCGGCCGCGCCCAGCGCCAGATCGTCGGCCCAGCTCCGCTCCGGGTAGAAGGCGTGCGGCACGGTCGTGACCAGGTCGCCGGCGCTGATGTCGGCCTGCCCGAAGATCCGGGCGGCGGTGTCCAGGCGGGTGTGCGCGCGGCCGGGGTCGTCGGCGGCGTCCAGCTGGGCGGCCAGCGCGAAGGCGGCGGCCACCCGGCCGGCCAGGTTGGGGCTGATCGGCTCGCCCGGCTCGGCGGCCCGGAAGACCGGCCGGTACCGCTGGTAGTAGCGGCGGTCGCCGGGCTGCACCACCAGCGCGTCGTCGTCCTGCGGCAGCCGCCAGCTGTCGTGATCGCCCAGGAAGTGATCGTTTCCGGCCACTCCGACCTGGGTGTACAGCACGCCGTCGCGGTACATCTTGGTCAGCCACGCCAGACCGTGATCGATCTCCGCGGCCAGGGTCGCGGGCGCCGGGCCGTCCCGCCGCACCAGCTGCAGGAGGATCAGGGCGTACGCCGTGGTGTGGGTGAACTTGAGGTAGTCGCCGGCGTCGTACCAGCCGCCCTCCACGTCGATCGTCGTGCCGGTGGACTCCAGGGAGGTGTCCTCGTCGGCCGGGGTCTCGTAGACCGTCGCGGCCCGGTCGGCCAGGTGCGCCGGGGAGCGCCGCCACGGGCCGTCGACCTGGCCGGCGCCGTCGCGGTGGGCCTG is a genomic window of Actinoplanes teichomyceticus ATCC 31121 containing:
- a CDS encoding SEC-C domain-containing protein, whose product is MPSDATLTLDDLDAIAHRAAGLDDPSPVVAELVAAVEQGRLAEPADAAHAFLLASEITERAGDLPAALGLAERAAAAPGADGFVRAGHAELLVRSGHAEQGRAVFADVRPELLQDPLAASYLSESLEAAGLAGVAEEWLSAAVRTLLSGDQPVLDRVEVMFALVKERHRVREGLGLEHDELDDLYHEMQVAVDTPDPDEGRALLFWPEAELAALLARWPGQAETYGSDWDEHRAGLERTLAGWSGSGVVRLGLFVGSVDGLLAFAAEEGVDPADPQAHLEYADVVGETAGAVEWPPQRNAPCWCGSGVKYKKCCLPRSRG
- a CDS encoding glycoside hydrolase family 9 protein, with the protein product MRSPLRCVPLILLLLVTTSCEAPRPAPRPVRPAALVRLDQVGWATGESKVAMLLAPADVTGAKATVVDERGRAVRTVAAGPGRGAWNAHYRAVHPLDLSDLRTPGTYRVRVDDRVRAESPPFRIDTAPALYTPLLADAVRYFQAHRDGAGQVDGPWRRSPAHLADRAATVYETPADEDTSLESTGTTIDVEGGWYDAGDYLKFTHTTAYALILLQLVRRDGPAPATLAAEIDHGLAWLTKMYRDGVLYTQVGVAGNDHFLGDHDSWRLPQDDDALVVQPGDRRYYQRYRPVFRAAEPGEPISPNLAGRVAAAFALAAQLDAADDPGRAHTRLDTAARIFGQADISAGDLVTTVPHAFYPERSWADDLALGAAELALAGKALDDPRAAEWVDQAERWADAAAGGDDGLSVYDVTPLADAELYRLAPAGELVDDLRGRLNGAVEAAAADPMGAASGSGGADYAARQLGWAATAALYRRMTGDDRYAAFATAQRAVVLGANGWGMSLVIGAGDAYPRCPHDQIATLTRTPMTGAVVNGPNTAERVESLELAQARTLCSAGAYTRFDRPDAQYLDDMRISATNEPSIDFTATGMLAFALAAG